The genomic stretch AACAACGCCAAAGTAAATTGATTAGCTCTAGAAGGGACCAAAGTGGTTTTGCTTATCCCAATCAAAGGGATAGTATCGTACCAGTACGAACAAATAGAACACCCGTCCAGAGAGTAGGATCATTCGGAGCAGGGCTCACATAGAGTCCTGGAGGGGCTGCATGGTTTAAACTCGCACTACAGTTGAAATATGTTAATTTGGCTTCATTTTGAAACGGtacagataagattaaaAAGACTTACAATTCCAAGAGAAGTTGGTGTTTACGCAGAGCGGGGATATTAGGCAATCTGGAAGTGGACATATTGCTGGATGAGACTCGGTGATGCTGCTGCTAAGTTACCGCTCAGGAACACGCGACGGCTTCTCTATTTTCTGGCAGAATTATTTGAACACTCCGCGGGATGGCCCATTGAATCCTGAATCTTTGGCACAGTCAGCGTCTCCGAGTTATCATACCATACAAAGCGATTATTTTTCActtaaaaaaattatattGTCCTTCCTGCAATGTACTTATGATGCTACATACTTTACAGGTCTGGAGAAACctttttggtggtgtttaTCGCATTACAGTATACAAGTAAAAGAACCCCTTTTCCTCGGTCGGAGATTTTTGAGGTTTGACTTCATTGAACCGCCTTCCTATTTAAACAGGGCGGTCAAGTCCCCCAACACCCTACAAAACAGAGTTATGTCCGCTATCTCCGAACATCTACTATCAATACCATTTCTCAAGTCCTTTCTCCATTGACTTCTCTGGAAATTCTACCTTGATGAATTATTACCATGAGTTCCTATCAAGTCAGTTCTCCACTGCCTTACGTATGTCTGCCTCATTGACTTTACTACTATCCTCCCGATCGTCCAaacttccatcttcatcagagTCTCCAACGTCAAACCAAGGATGCTTGTATACATGCCTTTCATTTGCTGGATACCAGTTGATCTTAACCATCCAAATATTCCTCGTGTTGGATTTGCTGATAAGCCATCTGACAAGCAATCAATAGAACGCTGACTCGAAGTACTCTTGATCACCGATTCAATCTGCGTAACGTTGTCATCTGGCTGATGGGCGTCAACTCCACGAGCTTCCAAATATTTTCCGTCTGCGAGTTCCCAGTACCATGCCCGGTACTCTAAACAATGGCAATTACACTAGGCATGTTTCTGGATCTCAAGCTCGGAATCATTAAGCAAAGTTTCCCCGAAAGGCTTCCATGGCCACACAGGAAGTCTAGCATAGGAACCACAGCCGATGATATGAAGTAGTCGACATTCGTCCTCGCGTCTGATCACTTTGCCATCACTTACCCCTGAGCTCAGTGTAATGAATGACTCTATCATGCCTGTCCATGCCGCTGCGTGAAGCTCGACAGCTACACATCCAGCTTTTATAGGCTTAAAAGCCTTAACATTATCCACAAGCATAGCTCCGAGCCACAGTGGCGCTAACTTCGGTAGGCGTCTTgcaaggatcttgaggagCTTAACTATGTTTCCTTCCTATATCACTGGATCTATAACAGCGAATGCAGCACTTATCCAGGCCGCCACCAAGTTACACTCGATGTCTGAGTTGAAGAATGTGCCGTGAAGCAGGGATCGGATGCCCCACACATCACAGCTTAACACCATGTAGCGAGGAATAAGGTTGTAGTGCTCATTAATGTGAATTGGTGGAGAGTATGGCAACTAAAGTGAGTATTTCGAAGTAGCACTCATTTTCGGAACAGGGAGTGATATTGACTTGCTCCAAACAAAAGGGATGCAAAGTGCTGCGGACAAGGCCGCCGAGCATTGACCATATAAACGTTTGTAGCAGCAGAAACGGGCTAAATACCCCAGAGCCCTATCTGACGAAGGCGGTTGGCTTTCGACGTTTGGAGGCAGTTTAGTTCTTAACACTGTGGTGCCTGATATCGCCACAGCCCAAGGCGAGACATACGTCCTGCCATTATAGACTGTCGCTATACCCCATCCTTCATATGCTGATAAGATTGCATTCCACCAATGgacttcatcatcactaGCATCATCTCCAATGTCTACTTGAACAGTGGTATGTGACAGTGGGGGCTCACATCGGGAagtctctttcttgaagataATCATACAACGGTGCTCTAGAGATCTGCTCAACAATTCAAACCATCGAGCACTCAGTATATAAGCCCAAGCAAGAAATAATACTGCGATGTAGTTGCCCTCGTCGTACCCCTCAAGACGTTGAACGCCAGGCCATTCTGCGAATGGGGCAGAGTCCAAGAGCTCCACATTCATCGCATTTTGAGTCGCAAGCAAAAGCGTGCGGTGCATTTCTTTCGGCCCCAACTGGCAAGCCCCATTGGAAGTCTTCCAAGTCGAATGACCATTGACGTAAAGAGTACCTGAGCTCTCGGTACACTTGAACGGGGCTGGCTCGTTTCGGGGATCAACCCATGTCCGAGGAATGATGGCGTTTGGCCGAGTATGCGTTTGAGATCAATTGCATTCAAATGGGAGAGAAGTAGGGCGTTCGAGGTCGACATAACTCGACCATAATGCATAACTTTCACGTAGCACGCGATCAAACCTCTCCTTTGTAGGCTGAATAGCATCATCGTTATCGTTAACCATAGTGAACGGGGGATAATGTGCCGAACGAGTTGTGGCTTGTCAAATAGTCCAGCATTCACAAAGACACCGTCAATTAGTCGAAATGGGCTTGAAACTCCCCTCTCCTCGCGACATCAATTGTCGCTCGCTTATTGAAAGGTAGAACTGTTCTATagataaagaaaaggacgTGGCAAATAAAAAAACGGACTGTGGTTATTAACTCTAACGCAAGGAGTCTATTCAAATAGGCAACAATCAGGCAAACGCACCTGCCCTTATGGCATCCCGGCCTCTATCCCACCGATAGCCTTGGATACGCATTCTATTGAACATCTCAACACAACTTATACAGCAATTTAGGGCCAACCTTAATTACTTGGCATGGGTTGCATTTGTGTCCCTCCTACCACACCGGGATTTGGCCGAATGAACCCTAAGATAGTCATGCCCTCGCCAATCCCCTCGTAAATTCCACCTGCAATACCCTCAACCCACCATGCAGCCAGGCTTGACACTGCAACACCCACCTTCCCATCATGGATACTGAGGACCGTTGTTCCCAAACTCATGCTCCTTTTACCCAAGCTATCGGCAGCATCCAGGCTCGCCGACACGACACGCTCGGTAACCCGATGGGACCGTTCAAATTGGTAAAGTCGGTGCAGCACAATCTTGAGGTACGGCATCAGGAActgaagcaaaagaaagaaatgcaCAATACTGGAGGCCAGCAGCCGGTGGAGATAAGATCGCTCTGCCGGGTGTCTTGTGTGCACAGGTTGGTTGACGAAGCCAGCTGTGGAAGGTACAGCGAGAGAGTTGGAAATTGGGCCAGGGAGGCTTTTCCTGATTCTTGCAGTTTCTTCATAAGTCAAGTCTGTAGGTAGGGCCTGAAGAAGATAGCATAGCGCATCCATGTACAATGACCGTATCAGGTGGCTGTCACAATCGCGTCGCTGGGCTTCTACTCCTGCATGTTGGAGGAATTGAAACGCTAAATTAGAAGAGTCAGAGGCGGTCTTATACTTTTCTACATCTACAGCACATGTCAGTATGTTGGTATGGATGCATACCTGGGACGACATGATTCCAGCGCAGTCCAGACTCCTCTTCATACTTGGACATTCCGAACCCCATAGACTCTAcaccttttttctcttcgaaAGTTGTGATATAACTAGTTTCCGATGACTTCCCGGAAACCGAAGAACCACACGAGTCCTGCCCGTTACTACTACTGCCCGCAGTAGCAGGGCGTTGCAGGTCCCCGGAGGCCAAACCGGATTTCTGTCCGTACAATGTCAACTCCGGCTCCGAtaaagatggagagaagctATGATCCTTGGGCTTGTGGCCTGCTCTTGCTGTGTTTATATTTGAGTCCGACTGCGCCGCGCGATGAAGCGAGGGATACAGACGGGGAATGTGTCGTCGGATCGCAGCTGGGAGAAAATCGGGAAGCCCTTGAGAGAGAATCATTGTGTCTCCCAGAGTTGACTGTTCGTCCATTGTCTCTATTTTCTCCATGGTGGTCTTTGTGATAAATGAAGGGCATCAGATGAGGGGCAATTTAAGGTCGGGTCTCGGGTGACAGAAACGAAGCTTGGAACTGACGCAGCAGTGTCATAATATCGGGATTGATGATCGCCAGAGAATCACAGTTCAGATGAGTCCGTCGTGGAGAGATCTTGTGAGTACTTTCCAGCCATAATGAGAGTGAAGTTATGGTTCAAATGACGCCTAGTTGTTCAAACATCCGATCCATGCAGGGAAAAACCGTTGAGGCGCGAAAAACCTCCGAGTTTCACATGTCAAAGTGGCGATCCAACGACTTTTGACCCACAGTTGAAGTCTTTCCGATAAGACACTAAAGATAGAAGTCACTGACATCCATAAACCCTAGACGACAGGCAAAGCAAACAGTACTTACTACCTACTGTGTACAGATCAGTTCTTTGACAGCCAACAAACCATTCATCACATAACTTGACTTATCAAAACTAACCTAATATTTCTCTAGTAATCTATGTGTCATTCCCAAGCTCACGGGTACGCCCTGCTGATGATCACCCCTCACATGCAACCAATCATCGGGCTTAGCGCTTACACACTTGCGCCCTTGACGCGATCATTAATTAGACGGAAAGGCAAAATCGCCATGGATTAATTTCATTATATAAACTAACACGCTGCCATGTCGGGAATCGCTGAGAAGCTCTGCATGAGAGTTCCTGAGGGAGAATAAAGGTCCtccgagaaagaaaagaacacaTCACGAAAC from Aspergillus oryzae RIB40 DNA, chromosome 1 encodes the following:
- a CDS encoding uncharacterized protein (predicted protein), whose product is MHRTLLLATQNAMNVELLDSAPFAEWPGVQRLEGYDEGNYIAVLFLAWAYILSARWFELLSRSLEHRCMIIFKKETSRCEPPLSHTTVQVDIGDDASDDEVHWWNAILSAYEGWGIATVYNGRTHHSVKN
- a CDS encoding uncharacterized protein (predicted protein) produces the protein MKRSLDCAGIMSSQVCIHTNILTCAVDVEKYKTASDSSNLAFQFLQHAGVEAQRRDCDSHLIRSLYMDALCYLLQALPTDLTYEETARIRKSLPGPISNSLAVPSTAGFVNQPVHTRHPAERSYLHRLLASSIVHFFLLLQFLMPYLKIVLHRLYQFERSHRVTERVVSASLDAADSLGKRSMSLGTTVLSIHDGKVGVAVSSLAAWWVEGIAGGIYEGIGEGMTILGFIRPNPGVRPGCHKGRTVLPFNKRATIDVARRGEFQAHFD